From Girardinichthys multiradiatus isolate DD_20200921_A chromosome 3, DD_fGirMul_XY1, whole genome shotgun sequence, the proteins below share one genomic window:
- the LOC124863268 gene encoding transmembrane protein 176B-like: MSVTMSRTDGVTVFTVTSEPDSRWPPLCQIMKSLCYSPVCCSVSQKLRTIQRTSLSVLGTIHIMIGLLHIGLGTIVLLSRTYNWFIYSTGFPFWMGSLFIVFGIMCLLSERYPSPCLVILNVIVNLVGVAIAISAIVCYSIYVGELYIWLSCEERDNYYYPVYMRTTPSPVADTDYIKKNCLEGKAMVMMLLRSIVGVLCVLSVVELCVTISSAVLGIKALRRASKEQNKTSDDPELYKPLLEEVTTEPAA, translated from the exons ATGTCTGTGACCATGAGCAGGACCGATGGGGTCACCGTGTTTACGGTGACCTCTGAGCCTGACAGTCGTTGGCCTCCTTTGTGCCAGATCATGAAGAGCCTTTGCTACAGCCCCGTGTGCTGCTCTGTGTCTCAGAAGTTGAGGACAATCCAGAGGACGTCTCTGTCCGTGCTCGGG ACCATACACATTATGATCGGACTGCTTCATATCGGCCTTGGCACCATCGTCCTCCTGAGTAGAACTTATAACTGGTTTATATATTCCACTGGCTTCCCTTTCTGGATGGGATCTCTG ttcattGTTTTTGGCATCATGTGCCTTTTGTCTGAGCGGTATCCGAGTCCATGCCTG GTCATCCTCAATGTGATTGTCAACCTGGTTGGAGTTGCTATTGCCATTTCTGCCATTGTGTGCTACAGCATCTATGTGGGAGAACTTTATATATGGCTTTCCTGTGAAGAGAGAGACAACTACTACTACCCGGTATATATGCGCACAACACCAAGTCCAGTGGCTGATACTGATTACATTAAGAAAAACTGCTTGGAGGGCAAAGCAATGGTCATG aTGCTTTTGAGAAGCATCGTTGGTGTCCTGTGTGTCCTGTCGGTTGTGGAGCTCTGTGTCACCATCAGCTCTGCTGTATTGGGCATCAAAGCTCTGAGACGCGCCAGCAAGGAACAAAACAAG